In Streptomyces sp. HUAS ZL42, the DNA window TGGCGCCGTCGCACACCGGTTTCTGCCAGCCACCGTGCTCGAGGTAGGCGCTATAGCAGATGTGCCGCCCTGGTTCGCTGGCGGCCAGCTTCGAGACGGCGATCGCTGCGGTCTCCTGCGCGGGCCTGGTCGACGCCGGTGTCGGTGTCGGTAGGACGGGCGGGGGGTCCGGCGCCGAAGAAGTGGGTGAGGCCGAGGGCGATACCGACGGCGATGCGCTCATGAGCCCGGACGCGGGTGGTGGAGGCGGGGACTGAAGGTGCGCCGGGGACTTGTCCGCGTCGTTGCCCGCGCCGGCGGATTGGTTCTGCCCGTCCCCTGAACCTCCGGTGCCCAGGGCCACCAGCGTGCCGATGACGAGTGCCGCCACGGCGACGCCCACCGTCCCGACGACCAGGGGCCTGTGGAGCAGTCCGGGCCCCTCGTACTCGTCGTCGGACTGGGTCAGTCCCTTTCTGCGGCCCGATTCCCGGTCGGGGTCCGGGCCGAGAGCCGGGGACGGGACCCGCGGCCCCGCGGGCTGCGGCAGCGCGGCCACCTCGTCCTCGTCGTCCTCATCGACGTCGAAGGGCCGGGGTGCTTCGAACGGCCCGGCCGGCTTGGCGTGTTCGTCACGCCGACCGGGTTCGGCGGGCCCGGTCGGTTCCTGCTCGTGATGCTGCCCCAGAAGCCTGCTGGAGCCGTCCGGCGCGACCTCGACGATCGCCACGTAACCCGCGGAAGGATCCGAGATGGCCGCCGTCACGGGGGCGTCCCGGCTGCGTGCGTAGCCGTGCAGCGTGTCGAGGACGGCGACGTCGACCGACTCACCCGGCACCACCGGCACGGGCACACCGTCGATCTCGGCGGAGCCGTCACCGGAGATGATCACAGGCAGGGGGGACGGCCCGTAATCCTCACCGGTCGGCCCCCGCAGGCCCAGTCCCGCCGGTTCCCCGGACAGAGGGCGCGTGTCCCCTGCGGTCGGCCTGGCCACCTCTTCACCCCGGTTCATGCCCATCCCCTTCCTTGCAACGCAGGCCCCGTGGCCTCATGCGGATCCGCCGTGGCCTCGAGCGGTCACCGGCCGGACGTGACGGCAGTCCCGCGCACCGCAACGGACAGCGGAGGGAAACAGTTCAACTCCTCGGCTCCGAGGGTCCACCGGGCACGAGACCCCGAGGCAGCGGTTCCGGCAAGAGCGACGGCAGTGAACCGAATGCGTGCTTCTGCCGTGGTACGCGACGGCGGCGCCCAGGTCCCCCCGTGTCTCAAGGCGCCGCCCGGCCCTGCCGGCCGCGTGACGTCACCGCGGCCGGCAGGTTGACCCGTTCCGCAGGGAGCGATCGCATGCCGACAATGCACAGCAGGACCAGCCGTTCACACGAAGGCACGGCGACGGCCCAGACGACGCGCATGCCTTCTGACACGGCAGCTGTAGTTCCGGTGTCGCCGCTGTTCAGGAGAGTTGTGGGGCGGGTACGGGCATGGGTACGGCCACCGTGATCATGAACGTTTGTAGCGACGTATCAACACGCGGTGGCCGTGGAGGCCTCGATAGCCGAGCAGGCGTGGGCGAAGGCGTTCGGGGCGGCGATGGACGCGATCGCGCGCTGCTTCGCGCGGCGTGAAGCACGCGAGACGGCCCGGCAGTTGACCGCCGGGCTGCTGCTGGAGCTGGATACCCGTAACTGCTGGACGTTGGCGGAGGCGCTCGGGCATCCCGGCCCGCACCGGCTGCAGCACCTGCTCTCCCGCGCGTGTCTCGATCACGACCCGGCTCGCGAGGAGGTGGCCGGGATGGTGATCGACCACCTTGCCGGTCAGGACGTGGTGCTGGTGGTGGACGAAACCGGGGACGCGAAGTCCTCGACCGGCTGTGTGGGGGCGGGGCGGCAGTACTCCGGCGCCCTTGGCCGTGTGGGTCCGTGCCAGGTCGCGGTGCATCTGGCGGCGGTCACGCCGACGATGCGGGTGATCATCGATCGGGCCCTGTATCTCCCGGCCGACTGGGTGGCCGACGATGAGCGGCGCGAGGCGGTCGGCGTCCCGACGAGATCGACTTCGCCACCAAGCCCCAGCAGGCGGCACGGATGGTGGCCGACGCCCTGGAAGCCGGAGTGTCTGCTCGCTGGTTCGCCGCCGACGAGGTGTACTGCGGCCGCGAACTACGAGCACGGTCCGGCAGTTGGGTCTCGGCTATGCCGTCGGCGTCCCGGCAACCCATCCGGTGACCGACGGAGCCGGCCACCGTTGGCAGGCCCGCCAGGTGCTCA includes these proteins:
- a CDS encoding transposase, giving the protein MAVEASIAEQAWAKAFGAAMDAIARCFARREARETARQLTAGLLLELDTRNCWTLAEALGHPGPHRLQHLLSRACLDHDPAREEVAGMVIDHLAGQDVVLVVDETGDAKSSTGCVGAGRQYSGALGRVGPCQVAVHLAAVTPTMRVIIDRALYLPADWVADDERREAVGVPTRSTSPPSPSRRHGWWPTPWKPECLLAGSPPTRCTAAANYEHGPAVGSRLCRRRPGNPSGDRRSRPPLAGPPGAQQGPPRAVDAPADRRRGQGQTRVRLGLAGHPRRRHPGTVRNSRTG